ATATATTCCTTTGTAAAACTGGAAGTATGATTCTTTACTAAACCTGTTAATCATGCAAGACCAAACTCACGAAGCATACCGGAACGTTTAAGCTCAATCCTATGTAATAGTAAAGCAGTAGAGACGCTTGATTAACATCTAATGTGTCAATGTTAATACCACGTGTACTAAGTATCATTCCAAGTAGATCTGTCTGATTTTTAAATTTTTCAAAACTTAAAATTTCGTCAGTTATACTTAAGAGAGCTTTAATTTTTAAGTAAAGCTCCCCAAATCTTCCAGATGATTCTACATCACTATCCATAAGTTACAATCCCTTAACTTTGTTTAATATCAACTCTTAAAATAGTATTATCTATTGCCAAGAGTCCACCAAGTACAAAATCAAGGTATGAATGT
The Borrelia turicatae 91E135 DNA segment above includes these coding regions:
- a CDS encoding DUF3890 domain-containing protein encodes the protein MDSDVESSGRFGELYLKIKALLSITDEILSFEKFKNQTDLLGMILSTRGINIDTLDVNQASLLLYYYIGLSLNVPVCFVSLVLHD